In Harpia harpyja isolate bHarHar1 chromosome 22, bHarHar1 primary haplotype, whole genome shotgun sequence, a single genomic region encodes these proteins:
- the ING1 gene encoding LOW QUALITY PROTEIN: inhibitor of growth protein 1 (The sequence of the model RefSeq protein was modified relative to this genomic sequence to represent the inferred CDS: deleted 1 base in 1 codon) codes for MNMQRNAGPAAVPGGGGGECVCVRRVCLCVCVCVCVHSAGRGAHAPCVAGLNVSQVFETGIWVFHVGSSAAYGSEEAALGSPGSGGEESGEGGSGGEAERSGAGAGRGAAAASDRHFAEHILFPDCFGGAGLSPPPFSSSSSPPPHTHTHTNPSDCSYHLLRELPTTTAIQSAAAGCRGLAEGVCVCLSPFHTRGVRCSFSRVLGGATERGGQGVSRSSGLPSLEGAALGLEQTGRGVGKDIFFFFFFLCRMKMLSPANGDQLHLVNYVEDYLDSIESMPFDLQRNVSLMREIDAKYQEILKDLDDYYEKFKRETDAVQKRRMLHCIQRALIRSQELGDEKIQIVSQMVELVENRTRQVDSHVELFETCQETNDTTGNSGKASQDKSKNETIAQAEKPNNKRSRRQRNNENRENASNNHDHDDITSGTPKEKKAKTSKKKKRSKAKAEREASPPDLPIDPNEPTYCLCNQVSYGEMIGCDNDECPIEWFHFSCVGLNHKPKGKWYCPKCRGENEKTMDKALEKSKKERAYNR; via the exons ATGAATATGCAGAGAAACGCTGGCCCCGCCGCGGTTccgggcgggggagggggagagtgtgtgtgtgtgcggcgagtgtgcctgtgtgtgtgtgtgtgtgtgtgtgtacacagcgCTGGGAGGGGTGCGCATGCGCCGTGCGTGGCGGGGCTGAATGTTTCCCAAGTGTTTGAAACTGGTATTTGGGTTTTCCACGTTGGATCAAGTGCGGCGTATGGGAGCGAGGAGGCTGCGTTAGGATCGCCGGGGAGCGGCGGTGAGGAGAGCGGGGAAGGGGGGAGCGGAGGAgaagcggagcggagcggcgctggcgcaggcagaggggctgccgCTGCTTCTGACAGACACTTTGCAGAGCACATTTTGTTTCCAGATTGTTTCGGAGGAGCTGGCTTAAgcccccctcctttctcctcctcctcctcccccccccctcacacacacacacacacaaatccctCTGATTGTTCCTACCACCTCCTTCGTGAATTACCCACAACGACAGCCATTCaatcagctgctgctggctgtaggGGACTGGcggagggtgtgtgtgtgtgtctctctccgTTTCACACAAGAGGAGTCAGATGTAGCTTCTCTCGGGTTTTGGGGGGAGCTACAGAGAGAGGTGGGCAGGGAGTGAGCCGTTCATCGGGGTTACCGTCTTTGGAGGGAGCAGCACTTGGTCTCGAACAGACAGGGAGAGGTGTGgggaaggatatttttttttttttttttttcctttgccggATGAAAATGTTGAGTCCTGCAAACGGAGACCAGCTTCACCTAGTGAACTATGTGGAGGATTATCTGGACTCCATCGAGTCCATGCCCTTCGATCTGCAGAGAAATGTCTCCTTGATGAGGGAAATTGACGCCAAATATCAAG agaTTCTGAAGGACCTGGATGATTACTATGAAAAATTTAAACGAGAGACAGATGCCGTGCAGAAGAGAAGAATGTTGCACTGCATACAGAGAGCCTTGATTCGGAGTCAGGAACTGGGGGACGAGAAGATCCAAATCGTCAGTCAGATGGTGGAGCTCGTTGAGAACAGAACCAGGCAAGTG GACAGCCACGTGGAACTGTTTGAGACTTGTCAAGAGACTAACGATACCACTGGAAACAGCGGGAAAGCCAGCCAAGATAAGTCAAAGAATGAGACAATCGCACAGGCTGAAAAGCCCAACAATAAGAGATCGAGGCGGCAAAGGAATAACGAGAATCGAGAAAATGCTTCAAATAATCATGATCATGACGACATCACCTCAGGAACtccaaaggagaagaaagcaaaaacgTCCAAGAAGAAGAAACGATCCAAGGCTAAAGCAGAGAGGGAAGCTTCTCCCCCAGACCTTCCTATTGACCCTAACGAGCCAACATACTGCTTGTGCAACCAAGTCTCCTATGGAGAAATGATAGGATGCGATAATGACGAGTGCCCCATTGAGTGGTTTCACTTTTCCTGCGTGGGACTCAATCATAAACCAAAGGGCAAATGGTACTGCCCCAAATGTAGAGGAGAAAACGAGAAAACTATGGACAAGGCATTGGAGAAGTCTAAAAAAGAAAGGGCCTACAACAGGTAG